A genomic window from Bombus affinis isolate iyBomAffi1 unplaced genomic scaffold, iyBomAffi1.2 ctg00000219.1, whole genome shotgun sequence includes:
- the LOC126927792 gene encoding odorant receptor 13a-like: MVTIFLQVASYFNLIFNTEKFKDILLFIKNDHNYYMNRPENMILQYYARQGSKIILYYVSYIYITITAFVLIPTVSLINELINHSEERSLPIEIDYGIDIQEYFYYLFIPLYISMFIVPHVIASCDSTYLLYVHHASALFAIVSYELKTIHIFDTSSLINLKDYNLLEKYKNVELSPDEQKKIFKKLLFCIRRHQNAIRYSNLVESFFTKSILAQMFCNVVSLSIGGVETVLNLGNTRNVMRFGALALAQAIHIFILCFPGQTLLNHSEEVYAAACEVVWYIFPKRCHNLYMFLLTRTMVFNKITAFKLSVMSMETFLSIIQTAMSYFTVLMSTT, encoded by the exons ATGGTAACAATCTTTCTTCAAGTGGCATCTTACTTTAACCTGATTTTTAATACGGAAAAG TTCAAAGATATACTCTTATTCATTAAAAATGATCATAACTACTACATGAATCGTCCAGAAAATATGATTCTTCAATATTATGCCAGACAAGGAAGCaaaattatactttattatGTCT CGTACATTTATATAACAATCACAGCTTTTGTACTGATACCAACAGTATCATTGATAAATGAACTCATCAATCATTCTGAAGAGAGAAGCTTACCGATCGAAATCGATTATGGCATAGACATACAAGAATATTTCTATTACCTATTTATACCTTTGTACATATCAATGTTTATAGTTCCTCATGTAATCGCATCTTGCGATAGCACGTACTTGCTATACGTCCACCATGCCAGTGCTTTGTTTGCAATAGTCAG TTATGAATTGAAAACTATTCACATTTTCGATACAAGTAGCTTAATAAACTTAAAGGATTATAACTTACTCGAAAAGTATAAAAACGTCGAGTTATCACCAGACGAACagaagaaaatttttaaaaaattattgttttGCATAAGAAGACATCAAAATGCAATAAG ATACTCAAACCTCGTTGAATCATTTTTCACTAAATCCATATTAGCTCAGATGTTTTGTAACGTCGTCAGTCTTAGTATTGGTGGAGTTGAA ACAGTCTTGAATTTAGGCAATACAAGGAATGTGATGCGATTTGGAGCACTCGCATTGGCACAAGCTATACACATATTCATCCTTTGCTTTCCAGGGCAAACGTTATTAAATCACAGTGAAGAAGTGTACGCCGCGGC ATGCGAGGTAGTTTGGTATATATTTCCCAAAAGGTGTCATAATTTATATATGTTTTTACTCACAAGGACTATGGTATTTAACAAAATAACAGCTTTCAAACTTTCGGTCATGTCAATGGAAACATTTCTCTCG ATTATTCAAACCGCAATGAGTTATTTCACTGTGTTAATGTCAACTACATGA